One Chitinophagaceae bacterium C216 genomic window carries:
- the betI_1 gene encoding HTH-type transcriptional regulator BetI: MGRKSLKEPRQKEIIEAFYRLAKKEGLENASIAKTANLIKINPSLVMHYFKTKEHLIYGLVEYILHKYLQIFKIPPRYQNDPKKALKIVIENIFSHKWNTLFDDSVSYSCYALVFRNKIIRGKYKSLLDELRKKLEQLIISCNEQKVLSVKNPAYTADLIFVLVDGAYYYLSLADDKKEYTTKLSNYKREAFKLLGLT; the protein is encoded by the coding sequence ATGGGAAGAAAGAGTTTAAAAGAACCAAGACAAAAAGAAATTATTGAAGCTTTTTACAGACTGGCTAAAAAGGAAGGGCTTGAAAATGCATCTATTGCCAAAACTGCCAATCTGATAAAAATAAATCCCAGTTTAGTGATGCATTATTTCAAGACAAAGGAGCATCTTATTTATGGACTTGTAGAGTATATACTACATAAGTATTTGCAGATTTTTAAAATTCCACCACGTTATCAAAACGATCCTAAAAAAGCCCTGAAGATTGTAATTGAGAATATTTTTTCTCATAAATGGAATACGTTATTTGACGATAGTGTTTCTTATAGTTGTTATGCACTTGTATTTCGCAATAAAATAATAAGAGGAAAATATAAATCCCTTTTGGATGAGCTTCGTAAAAAACTGGAGCAGCTTATCATCAGTTGTAATGAACAAAAAGTGCTTTCAGTAAAGAATCCAGCATATACGGCCGATCTCATTTTTGTATTAGTAGATGGTGCATATTATTATTTAAGTCTTGCTGATGATAAAAAAGAATATACAACCAAGCTTAGTAATTATAAAAGAGAAGCGTTCAAGCTGTTGGGATTGACCTAA